From the Leptospira biflexa serovar Patoc strain 'Patoc 1 (Paris)' genome, one window contains:
- a CDS encoding NADH-quinone oxidoreductase subunit J produces MDEIIYMNLETSPSLLLFVFFGTVTVVTALSVVFQKNPVVSAVSLVFTFFALAGIYGIMGALFIATMQVLVYAGAIMVLVVFVLMLLSQRAETLSRYRKHPIRLVLLSVFVLGFFFLLYSALTTGVPHSEQMGKGYENAEYNFPIQGTSTVNAKGNVATVGASTYLDYLLPFEMISILLLVAVLGAVILAKKKLTEADQTKDTVL; encoded by the coding sequence ATGGATGAAATTATTTATATGAACCTAGAAACCTCTCCTTCCCTTTTGTTATTTGTATTTTTTGGCACAGTGACTGTGGTTACGGCCTTAAGTGTGGTCTTTCAAAAAAATCCAGTGGTATCGGCTGTATCTCTTGTGTTTACTTTTTTCGCTTTGGCTGGAATTTATGGAATCATGGGGGCATTGTTCATTGCCACCATGCAAGTGTTAGTGTATGCAGGTGCCATTATGGTGCTTGTGGTGTTTGTTCTGATGTTACTTTCCCAAAGAGCAGAAACACTTTCACGATACCGTAAACACCCGATTCGATTGGTGCTTTTGAGTGTATTTGTTCTTGGATTTTTTTTCCTATTGTATTCGGCGCTAACGACTGGAGTTCCACATTCGGAACAAATGGGAAAGGGATATGAAAATGCAGAATACAACTTTCCCATCCAAGGCACATCCACAGTGAATGCAAAAGGAAATGTGGCAACTGTTGGTGCATCCACTTATTTAGACTATCTATTGCCATTTGAAATGATCTCCATTTTACTTTTGGTGGCAGTCCTTGGGGCAGTAATCCTTGCCAAAAAGAAACTCACTGAAGCCGATCAAACAAAGGATACAGTTTTATGA
- the nuoE gene encoding complex I 24 kDa subunit family protein: MAYQFSQESETRFQRLIPQFPSKRSLILPCLFLLQADKGFVDTEGMQYIADRIGEPVSLAHVHGVATFYTMYNKKPVGKFHIQICANISCYLAGSDSITEHVCSKLGMKKGETTKDKKYTVDEVQCLGACGFGPVAQINDKYYENLTPESIEKILSELEKEG; the protein is encoded by the coding sequence ATGGCGTATCAATTTTCACAAGAATCCGAAACAAGGTTCCAAAGGCTCATCCCACAATTCCCAAGCAAACGTTCTCTCATTTTGCCCTGTTTATTTTTGTTACAAGCTGACAAGGGTTTTGTGGACACAGAAGGCATGCAGTACATTGCCGATCGAATCGGCGAACCAGTGTCCTTAGCACACGTTCACGGTGTGGCAACCTTTTACACCATGTACAATAAAAAACCAGTTGGGAAGTTCCACATCCAAATTTGTGCCAATATTTCCTGTTACCTGGCTGGTTCCGATTCCATCACAGAACATGTATGTTCCAAATTGGGAATGAAGAAGGGTGAAACCACAAAAGACAAAAAATACACCGTGGATGAAGTGCAGTGCCTCGGTGCTTGTGGATTTGGTCCTGTTGCCCAAATCAATGACAAATATTATGAAAATTTAACTCCAGAATCCATCGAAAAGATTCTTTCTGAATTGGAAAAAGAAGGATAA
- a CDS encoding NADH-quinone oxidoreductase subunit D: MVMYEKTAEHFGQKFKDLPEGHLLVNLGPSHPATHGILQNVIQIDGERVVDTESVIGYVHRCFEKLGERYDYNQFLVCTDRMNYVSTPLNNIGWILTVEKMMQIQVPDRVTYVRMIISELSRIMDHIICNGIMGVDLGAFSGLLHLFHHRENIYQILEKLTGARLTTTFCRVGGMERDIYPEFQTEIKLILKGLKPALDEFEELLIRNKIFNERTKGIGGISADRAIAYGFSGPNLRAAGVPWDVRKDDPYMFYDKVNFDIPVGEDGSALDRTLVRMEEMRQSMKIIEQLIDGIPEGPYHADVPHSFLPPKDRVYHNMEELIYHFKIIMHGVKVPPGEYYHATEAANGELGFYVVSEGDKSPWRVHVRRPCFWYYQAFPEMVKGGLLADTIATMSSLNVIAGELDC; encoded by the coding sequence ATGGTAATGTACGAAAAAACAGCCGAACACTTCGGCCAAAAATTCAAAGACCTACCAGAAGGTCATTTACTTGTCAACTTAGGGCCAAGCCATCCTGCCACACATGGAATATTACAAAACGTAATCCAAATTGATGGAGAACGAGTGGTGGATACAGAATCCGTCATTGGGTATGTGCACCGTTGTTTTGAAAAGTTAGGCGAACGTTATGACTACAACCAGTTTTTGGTTTGTACTGATCGCATGAACTACGTATCCACTCCACTCAATAATATTGGATGGATCCTCACTGTCGAAAAGATGATGCAAATCCAAGTGCCCGATCGTGTGACCTATGTTCGGATGATCATCTCGGAACTTTCTCGGATCATGGACCATATCATCTGTAATGGAATTATGGGTGTGGATCTTGGTGCCTTTTCTGGACTTTTACATCTTTTTCATCATAGAGAGAACATTTATCAAATTTTAGAAAAACTCACTGGGGCACGCCTCACCACAACCTTTTGCCGAGTGGGAGGAATGGAACGAGATATTTATCCGGAATTCCAAACAGAGATCAAACTCATTTTAAAGGGCTTAAAACCAGCGTTAGACGAATTTGAAGAACTCCTCATTCGTAACAAAATTTTTAACGAAAGGACAAAGGGCATTGGCGGGATTTCCGCAGACAGGGCCATTGCTTATGGATTTTCGGGTCCTAATTTACGGGCAGCAGGTGTTCCTTGGGACGTGAGAAAAGATGACCCTTATATGTTTTATGATAAGGTAAATTTTGACATCCCTGTGGGAGAAGATGGTTCTGCTCTTGACCGAACCTTGGTTCGTATGGAAGAAATGCGTCAATCCATGAAGATCATCGAACAGCTGATTGACGGGATCCCTGAGGGACCTTATCATGCCGATGTCCCTCATAGTTTCCTTCCACCAAAAGACCGAGTGTACCATAATATGGAAGAACTCATTTATCATTTTAAAATCATCATGCATGGTGTAAAAGTCCCACCAGGAGAATACTATCATGCCACTGAAGCGGCCAATGGAGAGCTTGGATTTTATGTAGTGTCCGAAGGGGATAAATCACCTTGGCGAGTGCATGTAAGACGGCCTTGTTTTTGGTACTACCAGGCATTTCCGGAAATGGTGAAAGGTGGTTTACTGGCGGATACTATCGCCACCATGTCATCGCTCAATGTCATCGCAGGGGAGCTTGATTGTTAA
- a CDS encoding NADH-quinone oxidoreductase subunit B, whose product MGLTETLSKPGEMFGDMFQVATLDNVVQWGQSFSLWPYPFATACCGIEYMSTACADYDIARFGAERPSFSPRQADMILVLGTITYKMAPVLRQIYDQLAEPKFVISVGACASSGGMFHTYGVLQGVDRILPVDVYVPGCPPRPEAILDALVKLQKKVQSQGLEARRQEVMRKIEEINERNKPLVVA is encoded by the coding sequence ATGGGATTAACAGAAACACTATCCAAACCAGGCGAGATGTTTGGTGATATGTTCCAAGTTGCCACACTCGACAATGTCGTGCAGTGGGGGCAAAGTTTTTCTTTATGGCCTTATCCTTTTGCCACAGCTTGTTGTGGGATTGAATACATGAGTACGGCTTGTGCCGATTATGATATTGCTCGGTTTGGAGCCGAAAGACCATCTTTTTCTCCACGCCAGGCCGATATGATCTTAGTGCTTGGGACCATCACTTATAAGATGGCTCCCGTATTACGCCAGATATACGACCAACTTGCAGAACCCAAATTTGTGATCTCTGTGGGAGCCTGTGCCTCATCCGGTGGAATGTTTCACACCTATGGTGTGTTACAAGGTGTTGATCGAATATTACCCGTGGATGTGTATGTTCCAGGTTGCCCTCCAAGACCAGAAGCCATTCTTGATGCACTCGTAAAGCTACAAAAAAAAGTACAAAGCCAAGGATTGGAAGCACGTCGCCAAGAAGTCATGAGAAAGATCGAAGAGATCAATGAACGTAACAAACCCCTCGTAGTGGCATGA
- a CDS encoding YqaA family protein → MTKENDPSINLKRLILQTVGSIVLVLVIVFGLAYFFRQELLGFSEHFVRMFGFVGLFFGMVLSDSLPAFVPPDAFLMLAITGEMDPLKTILFMSVGSIIGGSIAYWIGLYLIPRFHLGRQMVLHYEDKLLPYIRKYGFGAVVLSALTPIPYSWMAYTVGTFKMPFRLFFLGSLFRFVRISVYFYAMYIGWITGG, encoded by the coding sequence ATGACGAAAGAAAATGATCCATCGATCAATTTAAAACGTCTCATCCTCCAAACGGTAGGATCGATAGTCTTAGTACTTGTGATTGTGTTTGGTCTCGCCTATTTTTTTCGGCAAGAGTTACTCGGGTTTAGTGAACACTTCGTACGGATGTTTGGGTTTGTCGGACTATTTTTTGGTATGGTACTATCCGATAGTTTACCTGCTTTTGTCCCACCCGATGCCTTTCTTATGCTTGCGATCACAGGTGAGATGGATCCATTAAAAACCATCTTATTTATGTCAGTTGGTAGTATCATCGGTGGAAGTATCGCCTATTGGATTGGACTTTACCTCATCCCACGTTTCCATTTGGGAAGGCAGATGGTTTTACACTATGAAGACAAACTCCTCCCATACATTCGCAAATACGGATTTGGTGCTGTCGTTCTCAGTGCCCTCACACCCATTCCTTATTCCTGGATGGCCTATACAGTGGGCACATTTAAGATGCCATTTCGATTGTTTTTTTTAGGTTCTCTCTTTCGGTTTGTGCGAATCTCTGTTTATTTTTATGCGATGTACATTGGTTGGATTACGGGAGGGTAA
- a CDS encoding NADH-quinone oxidoreductase subunit C, translated as MKEKLTEFITTRFVDCLLPQRDINTNLLYFSIQKEKLPEVVRTLKDHPEFAFSFLNDLTSIDWLGKREPRFEVIYLLRSPKLGHFRLQLRVPVGEGESVPSLSEIFPAANWPEREVFDLMGIPFSGHPRMERLIMPDNFVGHPLRKDYPLEGPGQDYLIEDLLTIHVKEDITG; from the coding sequence ATGAAAGAAAAACTTACCGAATTCATCACAACCCGATTTGTGGATTGTTTACTCCCGCAAAGGGACATAAACACGAATCTTTTGTACTTCAGCATCCAAAAAGAAAAACTCCCTGAAGTCGTTCGCACTTTAAAAGACCACCCTGAGTTTGCGTTTTCTTTTTTGAATGACCTCACTTCCATTGACTGGCTCGGAAAACGAGAACCTAGGTTTGAAGTGATTTACCTCCTTCGCTCCCCAAAACTTGGTCACTTTCGTTTGCAACTCAGAGTGCCCGTAGGGGAAGGGGAATCGGTTCCAAGCCTTTCCGAAATTTTCCCTGCTGCCAATTGGCCTGAAAGGGAAGTATTTGATCTTATGGGAATTCCATTTTCAGGTCATCCTAGAATGGAAAGACTCATCATGCCTGATAATTTTGTAGGCCACCCACTTCGAAAGGATTATCCATTAGAAGGCCCTGGCCAAGACTATCTCATTGAAGACCTACTGACCATTCACGTAAAAGAGGATATTACCGGTTAG
- the nuoH gene encoding NADH-quinone oxidoreductase subunit NuoH gives MDWALILAWGIKILSLFFVILTGVAYYTLAERKFAGFIQDRPGPNRAGPFGIFQPLADGIKFIAKEEIFPKNVSKGMYLLAPTISMTCAIMAWAVIPFGGTLPAPEWLTTLTGVATIDLQIANPDSGVLYMLAISSLSVYGIMIAGWSSNNKYSLLGGVRSTAQMISYELPMGLSIVAIVIMTGSLKLTDISDSQKDMWNILSPPGFVAFFIYVTAMFAETNRLPFDLAEAESELVVGFHTEYGAFKFALFFLAEYMNMITMSCLTTLLFFGGYNVPFQLGAGSEYQAFIGLGFFILKVLFFAFLFIWVRWTLPRFRYDQLMKLGWKKMIPWGLFVVMFASIYTVYWKEGWMKLFI, from the coding sequence ATGGACTGGGCTTTAATTCTTGCTTGGGGGATCAAAATCCTCTCATTATTTTTTGTAATCCTTACTGGTGTTGCGTATTATACCCTCGCTGAACGTAAGTTTGCTGGTTTTATCCAAGATAGGCCAGGCCCAAACAGGGCAGGTCCTTTTGGAATTTTCCAACCTTTGGCGGATGGGATTAAGTTTATCGCCAAAGAAGAAATTTTTCCAAAGAATGTATCCAAAGGGATGTATCTGCTTGCTCCGACCATCTCCATGACTTGTGCGATTATGGCTTGGGCCGTGATTCCATTCGGGGGAACACTCCCTGCACCAGAATGGCTTACGACGCTTACGGGTGTAGCCACAATCGACTTACAAATTGCAAACCCAGATTCTGGTGTTTTGTACATGCTTGCCATTTCATCCCTTTCTGTTTATGGAATCATGATTGCGGGTTGGTCGAGTAACAACAAATATTCGTTACTCGGTGGAGTTCGCTCGACAGCACAGATGATCAGTTATGAACTTCCGATGGGCCTATCCATAGTCGCCATTGTGATCATGACGGGTTCACTCAAACTCACCGACATCAGTGACTCTCAAAAAGATATGTGGAATATCCTCTCTCCGCCTGGTTTTGTTGCCTTTTTTATTTATGTGACTGCGATGTTTGCCGAAACCAATCGTCTGCCATTTGACCTTGCGGAAGCGGAGTCAGAGCTTGTGGTGGGTTTTCATACAGAGTATGGCGCTTTTAAATTTGCACTCTTTTTTCTTGCGGAATACATGAATATGATCACCATGTCGTGCCTCACCACCTTACTGTTCTTTGGTGGATATAATGTACCGTTTCAGCTCGGGGCAGGGTCAGAATACCAAGCCTTCATCGGACTTGGGTTTTTTATTCTAAAAGTATTGTTTTTTGCCTTTTTGTTCATTTGGGTGCGATGGACCTTACCTCGCTTCCGTTATGACCAACTCATGAAACTCGGTTGGAAAAAGATGATCCCTTGGGGCCTCTTTGTTGTGATGTTTGCCTCCATTTACACTGTGTATTGGAAGGAAGGATGGATGAAATTATTTATATGA
- the nuoF gene encoding NADH-quinone oxidoreductase subunit NuoF, with protein MGLKTLLTTHIDASDSHTLKHYQSVGGYESLKKALSEMTAEQIVNDVKNSGLRGRGGAGFPTGNKWGFIPKTDKPKYLICNGDEGEPGTFKDRMLIERFPHMLIEGMAIAAKAIDSHQGYIYIRGEFHKGIRIVETAVEEAYKAGLLGKNIFGLGYDFDLAVYSGAGAYICGEESALINSLEGRRGHPRLKPPFPAVSGLYACPTVVNNVETFCNVPHIIRMTGEEYKKIGTEKSPGTRLFAVSGHVKKPGIYEVEMGTPMKELIFDICGGIKNDKDLKAVIPGGSSSPILTKDEAMTATMDYESIASLKSMLGSGAVIILSEEADLVETTYRLAEFYSHESCGQCTPCREGTHWVKDLLHKIKKGEGTEKDVELIFSLSRNMEGGTTICPLADACVMAVRPTMTKFKEEFSLRLKKEVSVSH; from the coding sequence ATGGGACTAAAAACCTTACTTACAACTCATATTGATGCTTCTGATTCGCATACTTTGAAACACTACCAGTCGGTCGGCGGATATGAAAGTCTAAAAAAGGCACTTTCTGAAATGACCGCCGAACAGATTGTAAACGATGTAAAGAACTCAGGACTCCGTGGTCGCGGTGGTGCTGGTTTTCCTACGGGAAACAAATGGGGATTCATTCCCAAAACAGACAAACCGAAATACTTAATTTGTAATGGCGATGAAGGTGAACCTGGAACCTTTAAAGATAGGATGCTCATTGAACGTTTCCCTCATATGCTCATTGAAGGGATGGCCATTGCCGCAAAAGCAATCGATTCTCACCAAGGGTATATCTACATCCGAGGTGAATTTCACAAGGGCATTCGCATTGTAGAAACTGCTGTGGAAGAAGCATACAAAGCAGGCCTACTTGGAAAAAATATCTTTGGCCTAGGTTATGATTTTGATTTAGCTGTGTATTCAGGAGCAGGTGCTTATATCTGTGGAGAAGAGTCAGCTCTTATCAATTCACTCGAAGGCCGGAGGGGCCACCCACGTTTGAAACCTCCGTTTCCAGCAGTTTCAGGGCTTTATGCGTGCCCAACGGTTGTGAACAATGTCGAAACATTTTGTAATGTGCCACATATCATCCGTATGACGGGCGAGGAATACAAAAAAATTGGAACCGAAAAATCTCCTGGCACTCGTCTCTTTGCGGTGAGTGGTCACGTCAAAAAACCAGGGATTTATGAAGTGGAAATGGGTACTCCGATGAAGGAACTCATTTTCGATATTTGTGGTGGGATCAAAAACGATAAGGATCTCAAGGCTGTGATCCCAGGGGGAAGCTCTTCTCCCATCCTAACAAAAGACGAAGCGATGACTGCCACGATGGATTATGAATCCATTGCTTCTCTCAAATCGATGTTAGGATCTGGGGCAGTGATCATTTTGTCGGAAGAAGCAGACCTTGTGGAAACCACATACCGATTGGCAGAATTTTATTCACATGAATCTTGTGGCCAATGTACACCATGCCGCGAAGGAACCCATTGGGTCAAAGATCTACTTCATAAAATCAAAAAGGGAGAAGGGACTGAAAAAGATGTGGAACTCATCTTCTCTCTTTCAAGGAATATGGAAGGTGGCACCACCATTTGTCCGTTAGCGGATGCGTGTGTGATGGCAGTTCGACCAACCATGACAAAATTTAAGGAAGAGTTTTCTCTTCGATTGAAAAAGGAAGTGAGTGTTTCTCACTAA
- the nuoK gene encoding NADH-quinone oxidoreductase subunit NuoK: MNQIINGIPVTYILGLAGILFSIGVLGVLIRRNIVIIFMSVELILNSVNLVFVTFSKALSHINGETIVFFVMAIAAAEAAVGLALVIAIFRHKKSTNVDELQSMKW; encoded by the coding sequence ATGAATCAGATCATTAATGGGATTCCTGTTACCTACATCCTTGGACTTGCTGGAATTCTTTTTTCCATTGGTGTCCTTGGGGTCCTCATCCGACGAAACATTGTCATCATCTTTATGTCTGTGGAACTCATCCTAAACTCAGTGAATTTAGTGTTTGTTACCTTTTCCAAAGCACTTTCCCACATCAATGGCGAAACCATTGTGTTTTTTGTGATGGCAATCGCTGCTGCGGAAGCGGCGGTGGGTCTTGCACTCGTCATCGCTATTTTCCGGCATAAAAAATCCACAAACGTGGATGAACTCCAATCGATGAAATGGTAA
- a CDS encoding NADH-quinone oxidoreductase subunit A yields MGSAPDSFAPILLQLLLGVGFSALILSLAFLLNPKKKSKPQDTFECGVTYYGDARGLFNIKFYLVAVLFILFDIEAVFLYPWAVNLIGFKEAGLGTFFLFEMFFFLLILVVGLYYIWKKGALEWD; encoded by the coding sequence ATGGGATCCGCACCGGATAGTTTTGCACCAATCCTCTTACAACTTTTGCTCGGAGTCGGTTTCTCCGCTCTGATCTTATCTCTGGCCTTTCTTTTAAACCCAAAGAAAAAATCGAAACCCCAAGATACATTCGAATGTGGTGTGACGTATTATGGAGATGCGAGGGGACTGTTTAATATCAAGTTTTATCTTGTGGCAGTTCTTTTCATCCTCTTTGATATTGAGGCTGTGTTCTTATACCCGTGGGCCGTCAATTTGATTGGTTTCAAAGAAGCGGGTTTGGGTACGTTTTTTCTTTTCGAAATGTTTTTCTTTTTACTCATCTTAGTTGTGGGTCTATATTATATCTGGAAAAAAGGAGCACTGGAATGGGATTAA
- a CDS encoding replication-associated recombination protein A, which yields MDSLFSNSKQVPLAHLVRPKTWSEFVGQTKVVAALRSITKPTSILFYGPPGTGKTTLAHLLAESWKLEKRYLSCVTSGVKEVREVLEEGKRLGTIVLFLDEIHRFSSSQQDALLSAVEEGEIILIAATTENPSFRVNKALLSRMLVYRLTTLTEEEEDQIFLSCLEKQNTNRTISETVKQELFRRSAGDARKLLGYLERILFATKEGEAITDERLSEILGDTLVTYDKNSESHYDIISAFIKSLRGSDPDAALFYLALMLEGGEDPLFIARRLVIFASEDVGNASVHALPLAIATWQAVERVGMPEGRIPLGQCTTFLASAPKSNASYVAINQALSYVKQRNRSFQIPNHLRNAPTVTHKNEGAGVGYKYPHDFPGHFLKERYFPESFYPNPPSFYEPTNQGMEKNLKEQLERLWGDRY from the coding sequence TTGGATTCACTTTTTTCAAATTCAAAACAGGTGCCACTCGCCCATTTGGTGCGACCCAAAACATGGTCGGAATTTGTGGGCCAAACCAAAGTGGTGGCGGCACTTCGTTCCATCACAAAACCCACCTCTATTTTGTTTTACGGTCCACCGGGGACAGGGAAAACAACTCTCGCACACCTCCTTGCTGAGTCTTGGAAATTAGAAAAACGGTATTTGAGTTGTGTGACAAGTGGAGTGAAAGAAGTTCGCGAAGTTTTAGAAGAGGGAAAACGCCTCGGAACCATTGTCCTATTTTTAGATGAAATCCATCGTTTCTCTTCTTCCCAACAAGATGCCTTGTTGTCGGCTGTGGAAGAAGGGGAGATCATCCTCATTGCCGCCACAACTGAAAATCCTAGTTTTCGAGTGAACAAAGCCCTCCTCTCAAGGATGCTTGTTTACCGACTGACAACTCTTACTGAAGAGGAAGAGGACCAAATCTTTTTGTCATGTTTAGAAAAACAAAACACAAACCGAACCATCTCGGAAACGGTAAAACAGGAACTCTTTCGAAGGAGTGCGGGGGATGCAAGAAAACTCCTTGGGTATTTGGAACGGATCCTTTTTGCCACAAAGGAAGGAGAGGCCATTACTGATGAAAGGCTTTCTGAAATTTTAGGTGATACCCTTGTCACTTATGATAAAAATAGTGAAAGCCATTACGACATCATTTCCGCCTTCATCAAGTCCTTACGAGGCAGTGACCCAGATGCCGCATTATTCTATTTGGCACTCATGCTCGAAGGAGGAGAAGACCCACTTTTTATTGCCCGGAGGCTTGTGATTTTTGCAAGCGAAGATGTGGGGAATGCGAGTGTGCATGCCCTCCCTCTTGCCATCGCTACTTGGCAGGCTGTCGAACGAGTGGGAATGCCCGAAGGTAGGATCCCCCTTGGCCAATGTACCACCTTTTTGGCTTCCGCACCTAAATCTAATGCGAGTTATGTGGCAATCAACCAGGCCTTGTCCTATGTGAAACAAAGGAACCGTTCCTTCCAAATCCCAAATCACTTAAGGAACGCACCCACCGTGACGCATAAAAACGAAGGAGCGGGAGTCGGATACAAATACCCACATGATTTCCCAGGACATTTCCTGAAAGAACGATACTTCCCGGAGTCCTTTTATCCAAACCCTCCTTCCTTTTATGAACCCACAAACCAAGGGATGGAAAAAAATCTGAAAGAACAATTGGAGCGTTTGTGGGGGGACCGTTATTGA